A DNA window from Desulfonispora thiosulfatigenes DSM 11270 contains the following coding sequences:
- a CDS encoding response regulator, with product MKKALVVDDTKAHRLLISKCLESENYLVEVAGKGKKAMELLEKNTYDIIFLDIKMPFMSGTSVLQWLRGKGISTPVVIVTAYATVKNALDCTNLGVVSYLQKPFTLQKYKRLMEDLALKGEETKGQKIHNQEKVQSNLENAISMFNEGKFNNALECLKNLLAIEPENAEIYFWLSKTYLALENEEHAEKFFKAYQIFK from the coding sequence GTGAAAAAGGCTTTAGTTGTTGATGATACAAAAGCACATAGATTATTAATTTCTAAGTGCTTAGAAAGTGAGAATTATCTAGTAGAAGTGGCAGGTAAAGGCAAAAAGGCTATGGAGTTATTGGAAAAAAATACATATGATATTATATTTTTAGATATAAAAATGCCTTTTATGAGTGGCACATCTGTTCTGCAATGGTTGAGGGGAAAGGGTATTTCAACACCCGTTGTAATTGTAACAGCTTATGCCACTGTGAAAAATGCATTAGATTGTACTAACCTGGGAGTGGTTAGTTATCTACAAAAACCATTTACCCTGCAAAAGTATAAAAGGTTAATGGAGGATCTCGCACTAAAAGGGGAAGAAACAAAAGGGCAAAAGATTCATAATCAAGAAAAGGTACAGTCTAATTTAGAAAATGCAATTAGCATGTTTAATGAAGGTAAGTTTAATAATGCCCTGGAATGTCTCAAGAATTTACTAGCCATTGAACCAGAAAATGCTGAGATTTACTTTTGGTTAAGCAAAACATATTTAGCCTTAGAAAATGAGGAGCATGCAGAAAAGTTTTTTAAGGCTTACCAGATTTTCAAGTAA
- a CDS encoding methyl-accepting chemotaxis protein, which produces MKIRKMLQVTGIILMILVAANFITLMQLNQELENERKASTQQIEVYQLGQDLKATSDYLTNQARRYTQFGEQKYYDNYWREVKETKTRESLIARLTELNVPKAELDLLRKAQEKSNSLVNIEEDAMKKVAEGNLEQARILMFDDNYDVHKAEITDLTAEFINTMNERTASETKSEIKRTQSAFFQGAVMLILLLLIILATFVILVFRMRRLTNLAEGLATNEGDLTIKFDITTKDEIGDMARSSNDFLAKIQKIIAEVADMSNKVSGAAEELKATSGQSSKASEEMSKVIEDIAAGASDLANDTEQGVLHIEDLGERIVHTQEGIEELGKFSNEITGLKNEGLKIIQDLIEKTEQSNEKAGEVQGVIVNTYESAGRVNNASKMIKNIAKQTNLLALNAAIEAARAGEAGRGFAVVAEEIRQLAEQSNKFTIEIDEIIQELIVLTKGSVHTMDEVGEIVQKQTDSIYLTNEKFDAIAHAIENVNKLIMDIGQTGKHMEIKKEEIVGLIQTLSSISEENAAGTQEASASVEEQTASINEVAGLSETLAKLSDDMLGMVKRFKY; this is translated from the coding sequence ATGAAAATCAGGAAAATGTTACAAGTAACCGGAATTATTTTAATGATTTTAGTAGCAGCAAACTTTATAACCTTAATGCAATTAAATCAAGAGCTAGAAAATGAAAGAAAAGCTAGTACCCAGCAGATAGAAGTCTATCAATTAGGGCAAGATCTAAAAGCAACATCAGACTATCTAACAAATCAGGCTAGAAGGTATACTCAATTTGGTGAGCAGAAATACTATGATAATTATTGGAGAGAAGTTAAAGAGACTAAAACTAGAGAAAGTCTAATTGCGAGATTAACAGAATTAAATGTGCCAAAGGCAGAATTAGATTTGTTACGTAAGGCTCAAGAAAAATCCAATTCTTTAGTTAACATAGAAGAAGATGCAATGAAAAAGGTTGCAGAAGGTAATTTAGAGCAGGCACGGATATTGATGTTTGATGATAATTATGATGTACATAAAGCTGAAATTACTGATTTAACAGCTGAATTTATAAATACTATGAATGAGCGAACTGCAAGTGAAACTAAATCAGAAATCAAACGTACACAGAGTGCATTTTTTCAAGGTGCAGTTATGTTAATTTTGTTGCTTTTAATAATTTTAGCAACATTTGTTATATTGGTGTTTAGAATGAGAAGATTAACTAATCTTGCAGAAGGTTTAGCTACAAATGAAGGCGATTTAACTATAAAGTTTGATATTACAACTAAAGATGAAATTGGTGATATGGCGAGAAGTTCCAATGACTTTCTGGCAAAAATACAGAAAATTATAGCAGAGGTTGCAGATATGTCGAATAAGGTTTCTGGAGCCGCAGAAGAATTAAAGGCAACGAGTGGTCAGTCTTCCAAGGCATCAGAAGAAATGTCTAAAGTTATAGAGGACATTGCTGCGGGGGCAAGCGATTTAGCTAATGATACTGAACAGGGAGTCCTACATATTGAAGATTTGGGCGAAAGAATTGTTCATACTCAAGAAGGTATTGAAGAATTAGGGAAGTTTTCTAATGAAATTACTGGTCTGAAAAATGAGGGGCTTAAAATTATCCAAGATTTGATTGAAAAAACAGAACAGAGTAATGAAAAAGCGGGAGAAGTACAAGGAGTTATTGTAAATACTTATGAATCTGCTGGAAGGGTAAATAACGCCAGTAAGATGATTAAAAATATAGCCAAGCAAACTAATTTATTAGCTTTAAATGCTGCGATTGAAGCTGCTAGGGCAGGCGAAGCAGGCAGGGGGTTTGCAGTAGTGGCAGAGGAGATTAGACAATTAGCGGAACAATCTAATAAATTTACAATAGAAATAGATGAAATAATTCAAGAGTTAATCGTATTAACAAAGGGTTCTGTGCATACCATGGACGAGGTGGGTGAAATTGTACAAAAGCAAACAGATAGTATTTATTTAACCAATGAAAAATTTGATGCAATAGCACATGCAATTGAAAATGTAAATAAGCTGATTATGGATATTGGTCAAACAGGAAAGCATATGGAAATAAAGAAAGAAGAAATTGTGGGTTTGATTCAGACCTTATCTTCAATATCTGAGGAAAATGCTGCTGGAACTCAGGAAGCCTCAGCATCGGTGGAAGAACAAACAGCGTCAATAAATGAGGTAGCAGGTTTAAGTGAAACCTTAGCAAAATTATCTGATGATATGCTAGGTATGGTTAAGAGATTTAAGTATTAA
- a CDS encoding 50S ribosomal protein L25 yields MNISLNAQVREHKGKGLRNKAASEGKVPAVVYGQDIDNQLLFVESKDISKILQENGTSQLVNLKVNNDEYKVMIREVQNSPVSKQLLHLDFLKVNLKELIKTIVPVRLEGEPEGLKKGGTLQQHIWEVEVECLPDNMPEAMTADVSDLKLDDGISISALTAIAGVEVLTAADNIVATLVPARVGAAEEEVDGEEEGK; encoded by the coding sequence ATGAATATTAGTTTAAATGCACAGGTGCGTGAGCACAAAGGTAAGGGATTAAGAAATAAGGCAGCTAGTGAGGGCAAGGTACCTGCAGTAGTTTATGGTCAGGATATTGATAATCAGTTACTATTTGTAGAGAGTAAGGATATATCAAAGATATTACAAGAAAATGGTACGAGCCAGTTAGTCAATTTAAAGGTTAATAATGATGAATACAAGGTAATGATAAGAGAAGTGCAAAATAGTCCGGTTAGCAAACAATTATTACATTTGGATTTTTTAAAGGTTAATTTAAAAGAATTAATTAAGACTATCGTTCCAGTAAGATTAGAAGGAGAACCTGAAGGACTTAAAAAGGGTGGAACTTTGCAACAACATATCTGGGAGGTAGAAGTAGAATGTTTACCTGATAACATGCCTGAAGCAATGACTGCTGATGTTTCTGATTTAAAATTAGATGATGGAATTAGTATTTCTGCCTTAACAGCAATTGCAGGAGTTGAAGTTTTAACTGCAGCAGATAACATAGTGGCTACTTTAGTACCGGCAAGAGTTGGAGCTGCCGAGGAAGAAGTAGATGGAGAAGAAGAAGGTAAATAA
- a CDS encoding DUF3231 family protein, with translation MSNIMEVFKEVIDDYAKKPEDKNPMHIGEVTSLWIYLAMLEESNRYVEMGLNTTRDKELIESLQESFKDCAKQIGEITKIFKAEGIPMPPTSEAKVKSDPNSIPMGVKMTDDEIANGLSLKAVSTLMMCATGMSQSVRNDIALMWTKNLGIRMKYGAKLKVLMKKRGWLKVPPFYCPPGTPHN, from the coding sequence ATGTCTAATATTATGGAAGTATTTAAAGAAGTTATTGATGATTATGCTAAAAAACCAGAAGACAAAAATCCTATGCATATAGGAGAAGTGACAAGTCTATGGATTTATCTAGCTATGTTAGAAGAATCTAATAGATATGTAGAAATGGGACTAAATACAACAAGGGATAAGGAATTAATTGAATCCCTGCAAGAAAGTTTTAAGGATTGTGCTAAGCAAATAGGAGAAATCACAAAAATATTTAAGGCTGAAGGCATTCCTATGCCACCTACATCCGAGGCGAAAGTTAAATCAGACCCTAATAGCATCCCTATGGGAGTAAAAATGACAGATGATGAAATAGCTAATGGACTATCATTAAAAGCAGTATCAACTTTAATGATGTGTGCTACCGGAATGTCTCAATCTGTTAGAAATGATATTGCCCTTATGTGGACAAAAAATCTAGGGATTAGAATGAAATATGGCGCTAAGCTAAAAGTTCTTATGAAAAAACGGGGTTGGTTAAAGGTTCCTCCATTTTATTGTCCTCCAGGCACACCACATAATTAG
- the recR gene encoding recombination mediator RecR, which yields MLYYADAVAKLIEEFAKLPGIGPKTAQRLAFHIIRGRKEDAYQLARALVNAKEKVRYCSTCFNMTDIDPCHVCKNTNRDNSIICVVEDPRDVVALERTKDFKGLYHVLHGAISPMEGIGPDQLRVKELLNRLQDDIVKEVILATNSSVEGEATAMYLAKLIKPLGIRVTRIAQGIPVGGDIEYADEVTLTRAFAGRVEI from the coding sequence ATGCTTTACTATGCTGATGCTGTTGCTAAATTAATAGAAGAATTTGCAAAACTACCTGGGATTGGACCTAAAACAGCCCAGCGCTTAGCTTTTCACATTATTAGAGGAAGAAAAGAAGATGCCTATCAATTGGCGAGGGCCTTAGTAAATGCCAAGGAAAAGGTAAGATATTGCTCTACTTGTTTTAATATGACAGATATTGATCCTTGTCATGTGTGCAAAAATACGAATCGGGATAATTCTATTATTTGTGTAGTAGAAGACCCAAGAGACGTTGTAGCTTTAGAACGCACGAAAGATTTTAAAGGATTATATCATGTCTTACATGGTGCTATATCTCCGATGGAGGGGATCGGTCCTGATCAATTACGAGTAAAAGAATTATTAAATCGCCTGCAAGATGATATCGTAAAAGAGGTTATTTTAGCTACGAACTCTAGTGTCGAGGGAGAAGCAACAGCGATGTACTTAGCAAAATTAATCAAACCTCTAGGAATTAGGGTTACACGCATAGCTCAAGGAATTCCAGTTGGTGGGGATATTGAGTATGCCGATGAAGTAACCTTAACAAGAGCCTTTGCAGGGCGCGTAGAAATATGA
- a CDS encoding YbaB/EbfC family nucleoid-associated protein yields MGFGNMNKMMKQVQKMQKEMAKVQEELEQKTVEATAGGGAVTVVANGKNEILEIKIDPEILDPEDAEMVQDIIMAACNEALRNAQEMVASEMAKVTGKMNIPGMPGMF; encoded by the coding sequence ATGGGTTTTGGAAATATGAATAAAATGATGAAACAAGTGCAAAAAATGCAAAAAGAAATGGCAAAGGTTCAAGAGGAGTTAGAACAAAAAACAGTAGAAGCGACTGCTGGTGGTGGCGCAGTAACAGTTGTAGCTAATGGTAAAAATGAAATTTTAGAAATTAAGATAGATCCAGAAATCTTAGATCCTGAAGATGCTGAAATGGTACAAGACATTATTATGGCTGCTTGTAATGAAGCTTTAAGAAATGCTCAGGAAATGGTTGCTAGTGAAATGGCTAAAGTTACTGGGAAAATGAACATTCCAGGTATGCCAGGAATGTTCTAA
- the dnaX gene encoding DNA polymerase III subunit gamma/tau: MSYTALYRTWRPQTLKDVVGQIHVSKTLKNALTTGQVAHAYLFCGPRGTGKTSSAKVLAKAVNCLNLDNGEPCNECSHCQAINEGNFLDVFEIDAASNRGIDEIRDIRDKVKFAPSQGKCKVYIIDEVHMLTQEAFNALLKTLEEPPKHVMFILATTEPQKNSFNYSFTLSKV, from the coding sequence ATGAGTTATACTGCTTTATATCGTACTTGGCGTCCTCAAACTCTTAAAGATGTTGTGGGACAAATTCATGTTAGTAAAACTTTAAAAAATGCTTTAACTACAGGTCAAGTAGCTCATGCATATCTTTTTTGTGGGCCTAGGGGTACAGGAAAGACCAGCTCGGCAAAAGTTTTAGCAAAGGCTGTTAACTGTCTAAATCTAGATAATGGTGAGCCTTGTAATGAATGTAGTCATTGCCAGGCTATTAATGAAGGTAATTTTTTAGATGTCTTTGAAATAGATGCTGCCTCTAATAGAGGAATAGATGAAATTAGAGACATTAGGGACAAGGTAAAATTTGCTCCAAGCCAAGGTAAATGCAAAGTATATATTATTGACGAGGTTCATATGCTTACTCAAGAGGCCTTTAATGCGCTACTTAAAACATTAGAAGAGCCTCCAAAGCATGTAATGTTTATTTTAGCGACAACAGAGCCTCAAAAAAATTCCTTTAACTATTCTTTCACGTTGTCAAAGGTTTGA
- a CDS encoding rubredoxin — MSEEMKMYQCQFTNCGFIYNPERGDKKNKIPKGVDFEDLPEDYKCPLCGASKKAFKPID, encoded by the coding sequence ATGAGCGAAGAGATGAAAATGTATCAATGTCAATTTACTAACTGTGGGTTTATTTACAATCCTGAAAGAGGAGATAAAAAGAATAAAATACCTAAGGGAGTAGATTTTGAAGACCTGCCTGAAGATTACAAATGTCCGTTATGTGGTGCAAGCAAAAAAGCATTCAAACCTATAGACTAG
- a CDS encoding DUF2164 domain-containing protein: MFNKIGVSKDIEKEMVFAIQDYFLKEREEDLGNLEASFILDFFMEKLAPQIYNQGVYDSYKYMEERTEDLLGILKG, translated from the coding sequence ATGTTCAATAAAATTGGTGTAAGTAAAGATATAGAAAAGGAAATGGTATTTGCCATTCAGGACTATTTTTTAAAAGAAAGAGAAGAAGATTTAGGGAACTTGGAAGCAAGTTTTATTTTAGATTTTTTCATGGAGAAATTGGCACCACAAATTTATAATCAAGGAGTGTATGATTCCTATAAGTATATGGAAGAAAGAACTGAAGATTTATTAGGGATTCTTAAAGGTTAA
- the bioB gene encoding biotin synthase BioB has translation MEMINRLKEKILDGYNITIQDAQCLITADLDEICSAANEIRNHFCGNIFDVCTIINGKSGKCSEDCKYCAQSSYFDVGVEEYSLLNTEEFLEQAVYNYKKGILRYSVVTSGKKLSDNEVDAICETYKKIGESCGISLCASHGLLNYEQFVKLKEVGVKRYHNNLETSRRNFPNICTTHTYDDKITTIKKAQKAGLEVCSGGLMGLGETMIDRIVLAFDLKDLGIKSVPINILNPIKGTPFEHLSVLSLDEVKRIVAIYRFILPHAALRLAGGRGLLVDKGKGVFMSGANATISGDMLTTSGMSIQDDMDMIKQLGFEVKVVSKMMR, from the coding sequence ATTGAAATGATAAATAGATTAAAAGAAAAAATATTAGATGGTTATAATATCACAATACAAGATGCCCAGTGTTTAATAACTGCTGACTTGGATGAAATTTGTAGTGCCGCTAATGAAATTCGTAACCATTTTTGTGGTAATATCTTTGATGTATGTACGATAATAAATGGTAAAAGTGGAAAATGCTCTGAAGATTGTAAATATTGTGCGCAATCCTCCTATTTCGATGTTGGTGTAGAAGAATATTCCTTGCTTAACACAGAAGAGTTCTTAGAACAAGCTGTCTATAACTATAAAAAAGGTATTTTAAGATACTCAGTTGTTACCTCAGGTAAAAAACTTTCAGATAATGAAGTTGATGCCATTTGTGAAACCTATAAAAAGATTGGTGAAAGTTGTGGTATTTCCCTTTGTGCATCTCATGGACTTTTAAACTATGAGCAGTTTGTAAAATTAAAAGAAGTAGGAGTGAAACGTTACCATAATAATCTTGAAACATCACGCCGAAACTTTCCTAATATTTGCACAACGCATACCTATGATGATAAGATTACGACTATTAAAAAAGCACAAAAAGCTGGACTAGAGGTTTGCAGTGGGGGCCTAATGGGCCTAGGTGAAACGATGATTGACAGGATTGTTCTAGCCTTTGACTTAAAGGATTTAGGAATAAAATCTGTACCTATCAACATATTAAACCCAATTAAAGGCACACCATTTGAACACTTATCAGTATTGTCCTTGGATGAAGTTAAAAGAATAGTTGCCATCTATCGATTTATTCTTCCTCATGCTGCTTTACGTCTTGCAGGTGGTAGAGGACTCCTTGTAGACAAGGGTAAGGGTGTTTTTATGTCAGGTGCGAATGCGACTATATCAGGGGATATGCTTACAACCTCTGGAATGAGCATACAAGACGATATGGATATGATTAAACAGCTTGGATTTGAGGTTAAAGTTGTGTCGAAAATGATGCGATAA
- a CDS encoding biotin transporter BioY yields the protein MTVNRKLTIKELVLCSLFAALIAVGAFIRIPVPLMDYFSLQFLFVILAGMLLGSKLGTISVAAYVSIGLVGLICERFDKPIFNHYLGAAFVGLVITYGMGFGYKYMILNFYTKEVNSLWVIVLSSLPLDIPGDIVLCVLGANLANRLRKIYMMED from the coding sequence ATGACAGTTAACAGAAAGTTAACCATAAAAGAACTTGTTTTATGTTCATTGTTTGCGGCACTGATTGCCGTTGGCGCATTTATCAGAATACCTGTACCACTTATGGATTATTTCTCGTTGCAGTTTTTATTTGTGATTTTAGCTGGGATGCTTTTAGGCTCTAAATTAGGAACAATTTCGGTTGCAGCTTATGTTTCTATAGGGCTTGTAGGCTTGATATGCGAAAGATTTGATAAGCCCATTTTCAATCATTATTTAGGTGCAGCATTTGTAGGACTGGTAATCACCTACGGTATGGGTTTTGGCTATAAATATATGATATTGAATTTTTATACTAAAGAGGTAAACTCACTTTGGGTGATTGTGCTTTCTTCCTTACCACTTGATATTCCCGGCGATATTGTATTATGCGTACTTGGAGCAAATCTTGCTAATCGTTTACGTAAGATATATATGATGGAGGATTGA
- a CDS encoding OsmC family protein — MPTLKFAVKAHSENPTKTVVEARNFKIIVDEPNNLGGTDSGPTPVEFLLAALAGCLNVVGHVVAKEMKFELKGMELEIEGNLDPAKFMGKSNKERAGYKELRVSINPDVDVDVDQETLDKWLAAVEARCPVSDNLGNITPVKISLK, encoded by the coding sequence ATGCCAACATTAAAGTTTGCCGTAAAGGCACATAGTGAAAATCCAACTAAAACAGTCGTAGAAGCTAGAAATTTTAAGATTATAGTTGATGAGCCTAATAATCTAGGTGGAACTGATTCAGGTCCAACTCCTGTAGAGTTTTTACTAGCTGCTCTAGCAGGGTGTTTAAATGTAGTGGGACATGTTGTAGCGAAAGAGATGAAATTTGAATTAAAGGGTATGGAACTAGAAATTGAGGGAAATTTAGATCCAGCGAAATTTATGGGTAAATCTAATAAAGAAAGGGCAGGTTACAAGGAACTTCGAGTTAGCATAAACCCAGATGTTGATGTAGATGTAGATCAAGAAACTTTAGATAAATGGTTAGCGGCAGTTGAGGCTAGATGTCCTGTAAGTGATAACCTTGGTAATATAACTCCTGTAAAAATTTCTTTAAAATAG
- a CDS encoding potassium channel family protein, translating into MIPLRQRLSLVISIVTYLTIGTIGFKLIEGISFFKAFWLMIVSVLTIGYGDIYPITQEGKIFALVIIPIGVVLITYNTGIIVSYIVDGKISRVLGRRRMDREISKIQNHIIICGLGRVGQQVAANLAREKDIPLVIIDKDIDTLEKLCKDAPYIVGDASEDSILYEAGIERCAGLVTTLPEDADNVLIVLTAKGINNKIKVVARSDKNESKAKLLRAGANTVINPSNIGGNKMAMSIIKPTSVEYIDRFFYGKQELGVEEIIISENSLLINQTLSEANIRSKWGVSILAIKREDNIISNPHPGEILLPLDLIIVFGSASQLDSFEKVAK; encoded by the coding sequence ATGATTCCCTTGCGGCAACGGCTATCTTTGGTTATAAGTATAGTAACTTATCTAACTATTGGGACAATTGGATTTAAATTAATAGAAGGGATCAGTTTTTTCAAGGCCTTTTGGCTGATGATTGTTTCGGTTTTAACTATTGGCTATGGTGATATTTATCCTATTACTCAAGAAGGAAAAATATTTGCTTTAGTAATCATTCCTATAGGGGTAGTATTAATTACCTATAATACAGGGATAATCGTCAGTTATATTGTAGACGGGAAAATATCAAGGGTGCTAGGGAGGAGAAGAATGGATAGGGAAATAAGTAAAATACAAAATCATATTATTATTTGTGGACTAGGACGCGTAGGACAACAAGTAGCGGCAAATTTGGCACGAGAAAAGGATATACCCCTAGTAATTATTGATAAAGATATAGACACCCTAGAAAAGTTATGTAAAGATGCTCCTTACATAGTGGGGGATGCGAGTGAAGATAGTATTTTATATGAAGCAGGAATTGAACGATGTGCGGGGTTAGTGACTACCTTACCCGAAGATGCAGATAATGTACTAATTGTTTTAACAGCAAAAGGAATTAATAATAAGATTAAGGTAGTGGCTAGATCTGATAAAAATGAATCAAAGGCTAAATTACTACGCGCTGGGGCAAATACTGTAATTAATCCTTCCAACATTGGTGGAAATAAAATGGCGATGTCGATCATTAAACCTACTAGTGTAGAATATATAGATAGGTTTTTTTATGGAAAACAAGAATTAGGAGTCGAAGAAATTATTATCTCAGAGAATTCGTTGTTAATAAATCAAACACTATCAGAAGCAAATATTCGTAGTAAATGGGGTGTGTCTATCTTAGCCATTAAAAGAGAAGACAATATTATTAGTAATCCCCACCCTGGTGAGATATTATTACCCTTAGATTTAATAATTGTTTTTGGATCAGCAAGCCAATTAGATAGCTTTGAAAAGGTAGCCAAGTAA
- a CDS encoding ABC transporter permease: protein MKAIIKYTLKEMFYKKILVVTLILSLIFFVLYGLGLHFTYQDMVDDLLSRAIISSQLLSAGFYFANFIIVFLTILGSIGLFTSELESGLLYPVLSKPLTRNTYLAGKFIGLALSLILFSIFMIIMVIGLNLYFAKDALINLTFINFAKAMGIYLLIPLTLLAIIFFFSIRLKALATGIIVVIFHVIGLIGGMVEQMGVLLQKQNLINIGIISSLINPVDSMYRKSMSLLYDNSLTSLISVGPFGGSSQPPSTTMVVYAILFTVIFLLLAARRFNKLDL from the coding sequence ATGAAAGCAATTATCAAATATACCTTAAAAGAAATGTTTTATAAAAAAATATTGGTCGTAACTTTGATTTTATCTCTGATATTTTTTGTCCTTTATGGATTAGGACTTCATTTTACATATCAAGATATGGTAGATGATTTACTATCACGAGCGATTATATCCTCACAACTGTTAAGTGCGGGTTTTTACTTTGCAAATTTTATTATCGTGTTTTTAACTATTCTTGGTAGTATTGGACTTTTTACCTCGGAATTAGAATCAGGACTTTTATACCCAGTATTAAGTAAACCTTTAACCAGAAATACATATTTAGCAGGGAAGTTTATCGGACTGGCTTTATCTTTAATCCTTTTTAGTATCTTTATGATTATTATGGTAATTGGCTTAAATTTATATTTTGCCAAAGATGCTTTAATTAACTTAACTTTTATAAATTTTGCCAAGGCAATGGGTATTTATTTATTAATTCCGTTAACCTTATTAGCTATTATTTTCTTTTTTAGTATTAGGTTAAAAGCCCTAGCTACAGGAATTATTGTAGTTATATTTCATGTTATTGGGCTAATAGGTGGCATGGTCGAACAAATGGGGGTCTTATTACAAAAACAAAACTTGATTAATATTGGAATTATTTCTAGTTTAATCAACCCAGTAGATAGTATGTACCGTAAATCGATGAGTTTACTTTATGATAATTCACTAACTTCCCTAATTTCAGTAGGACCTTTTGGGGGAAGTAGCCAGCCTCCTAGTACAACAATGGTGGTTTATGCAATTTTATTTACAGTAATCTTTCTTTTATTAGCAGCAAGAAGATTTAATAAATTAGATTTATAG
- a CDS encoding ABC transporter ATP-binding protein: MIIETKNLTKQYSGKGGCKGISLSVSEGRTFGFLGPNGAGKSTFVKTLLGLLKPTSGEAYLLGKPIGDIKVREKVGYLPELFRYHDFLTGEQLLKYHAELYGLGKSEYLPKIGGLIDLVGLTGKSEQKVGTYSKGMQQRIGLAIALVNDPKLLFLDEPTSALDPLGRKEVRDLMLDLKSQGITIFLNSHLLSEVEAVCDDIAIINNSELVIQDSLAALTQKEVHLEITLKDQLLALKQALRSYCQEVVEQEKKLNITLKDEKEITQILKVIIEHQGEILDIATKKKSLEDLFLACTQKKGN; the protein is encoded by the coding sequence ATGATTATTGAAACTAAAAATTTAACTAAGCAATATAGTGGTAAAGGTGGGTGCAAGGGTATTAGCCTCTCAGTTTCTGAGGGGCGTACCTTTGGTTTTTTAGGTCCAAATGGTGCAGGTAAAAGTACCTTTGTCAAAACATTATTAGGATTATTAAAACCTACAAGTGGTGAAGCTTATTTATTAGGAAAGCCCATTGGAGACATCAAGGTAAGGGAAAAAGTAGGTTATTTGCCAGAACTTTTTCGCTATCATGACTTTTTGACCGGAGAGCAATTATTAAAATATCATGCCGAGCTTTATGGATTAGGAAAAAGTGAATATCTACCTAAAATTGGTGGTTTAATTGACTTAGTTGGCTTAACTGGAAAGAGTGAACAAAAGGTGGGGACTTATAGTAAAGGAATGCAGCAAAGGATAGGACTTGCAATTGCATTAGTTAATGACCCCAAGCTTTTATTTTTAGATGAGCCCACCTCAGCTTTAGATCCTCTAGGAAGAAAAGAAGTAAGGGATTTAATGCTCGATTTAAAGTCCCAAGGAATTACTATCTTTTTAAATAGTCATTTATTAAGTGAAGTCGAAGCAGTATGTGATGATATCGCAATTATTAATAATAGCGAATTAGTTATCCAAGATTCTCTAGCTGCTTTAACGCAAAAGGAAGTTCATTTGGAGATAACGCTGAAAGATCAACTACTAGCATTGAAACAAGCATTAAGGAGTTATTGTCAGGAAGTTGTAGAACAAGAAAAAAAATTAAATATTACGCTTAAAGATGAAAAGGAGATTACCCAAATTCTCAAAGTAATTATCGAACATCAAGGCGAAATCCTGGATATTGCCACCAAGAAAAAATCATTAGAAGATTTATTCTTAGCTTGTACGCAAAAGAAAGGAAATTAA